The sequence atcattatatatacatacataggtatcaatatatattagcaGAGTTAAAAACATAAGGTAGAGGCTGACATTGGTTTTTGGTGAATAGAAGATGAATAACAGAGCAGCTTATGGTAAGATCGACAGGGATCTCGATGTTCTAGCTGGGGATATCAGTAATTTAAGTTTCGATGTGGGTAATCAAAGTGCTTTTAGAGATAGAAAACCTGATTTGGGTCCTTCGAAATATAACAAGGAAAATAGTTCTAATAGCACTCCTTTTGCTTCGCCTGCAAAATCtactatttttttcaacGAGGAGGATAACTCTAGGATGGAAGTAGATGATTCAACTAGGGAGGAGATTGATATAGCCAACTCACCAAAGAAATTACCTCGTGGCTTCTACGAGAAAGCTGCTTCTAATAAGACACAGAGATTAGTGAGTGTATGTCAAATGTACTTTCTGGATTATTATTGTGATATGTTTGATTATGTCATCAGTAGAAGACAGCGTACTAAAAAGGTCCTAGAATATCTAACACAACAGAAGACTGTGCCTAGTGTTACAAATGAAAGTTTGACTACAGAATGGAATTCATATTTACATAAAGAGAATGAGATCttaagaaaaagaagattgAAACCCAAGAACAAAGATTTTGAGATAGTTACTCAAGTGGGCCAGGGTGGATATGGTCAAGTTTATTTGGCAAGGAAAAGAGATACAAAAGAGGTTTGTGCCTTAAAAGTTCtgaataaaaaattgttatttaaattaaatgaaactAACCACGTTTTAACAGAAAGGGATATATTGACCACCACCAGATCCGAGTGGTTggttaaattattatatgcTTTTCAGGATAGTGAGAGTTTATACCTTGCCATGGAATTTGTACCAGGTGGTGATTTCCGTACCTTACTAATCAATACTAGATACTTGAAGAGTGCTCATGCTAGATTCTATATTAGTGAAATGTTCTGTGCAGTTAACGCCTTACATGAATTAGGTTACACTCATAGAGATTTGAAACCTGaaaatttcttaattgATGCTAAAGGTCACATAAAATTAACTGATTTTGGTTTAGCTGCAGGTACAGTATCTAACGAAAGAATAGAGAGTATGAAGATTAGATTAGAAGAAGTCAAGAATTTAGAATTCCCTGCATTTACCGAAAAATCAATAGAGGACAGAAGATATATGTATACACATCTAAGAGAAACTGAAGTAAATTATGCAAATTCAATGGTAGGTTCTCCGGATTATATGGCATTAGAAGTTTTAGAAGGTAAGAAATATGATTTCACAGTAGATTATTGGTCATTGGGTTGTATGCTATTTGAAAGTTTAGTTGGATACACACCATTTAGTGGTTCATCTACAAATGAAACATACGAAAATCTAAGACATTGGAAACAAACCTTAAGAAGACCACGTTTGGAGAATGGTAGACCAGCATTTTCTGATAGAACATGGGATTTAATAACCAGATTGATTGCTGATCCAATAAATAGaataaaatcttttgaaCATGTGAAGAGAATGgcatattttaatgaaattcaattcaatGGACTAAGAGATCTTCCACCTCCATTTACACCTCAGTTAGATAGTGAAACCGACGCTGGTTATTTTGATGATTTCACTAATGAAGCCGATATGGCAAAATATGCTGACGTCTTCAAAagacaaaataaattatctgCACTTGTGGACGATTCTGCCGTCGACTCAAAATTAGTCGGTTTTACATTTAGACATAGAAAGGGGAAGCAAGGCTCAAGTGGGGTTCTATATCAAGGATCTGAAAATTCAGACCCATTTGCGACATTCTATTAAAGTACCATCTATATACTTAAATGCAGCCTACAACGAACACTAATAGATACCccatatattttatcagtaactataaaatatttaattacaATAAGCATTTTTACGCAACCAATAAACAAGTTTAGTTCCAGTTTTTCGTTAAAACCATGTGAgagtatttatattttccTAGACtaactttatttataaatataaatcaattcatatattttcataagTTGAATGATTCGACCATCTTTATGCCTCTTTTACAATATCGTTATTCCAATCCTTTGGATTCATCGATATCAAACCgcatatttttttatatttggaTACTATGCGAatacatataaaaataattaatagtAACATATATGATTAAGAGATAAAAGATATAGTATACTCTAAAACTATTTCTATATACTctaaatattgaagaaggTTTTAGAACTGTAGTATTGTTTATTATGGCCTCGATTAAAGTTTTAGTGGCGCATTCAAATGTACAGAATATCGATGATGCGCTAGCTAagttaacaaaattaaacTCAAAACAAGGTCCATTCGATGCTTTATTTATGCTTGGTGATCTTCACAATTCAATTAAGGAGATACATACAGATGGGCTACCTCCAACTTTTTATCCATCatataatgatgatgtGACAAATACTTCAACGGATCTTGAGAATCATGTTACTTTGCTTAACAATTTTGGAATTTATCAGCTAGCCACTGGATTAAAAGTCGTATATACACCACataattttaaacaattagaCGATCGCAAAGAACTgatattacaaaaattagaaatgtTCAATGAGAAAGTggatattttaatttcacaTATTGGAGGCTCAAAGCATTCAAAAGAAGCCGGCAGAAATTCAGGTTctgatattattgatgCAATTCTAAGGAAAGTTGAGCctaaatatcattttaGTTACAATGACCAATTGAAATACTACGAGAACGCACCTTTTCAATGGAAAAAATCCGGTAGAATCACAAGATGTATGAACATCCCTGTATTTGgctcaaaagaaaaatgggCATATGCTGTACTAATAGAATTGgatgataatgaatcaGCTTATGAGGTTCCCCCAAATATTGGAAGCAATCCTTTTGAAGAGtctaaacaaaataaaagagGTAGAGAAGCAAAATATACAACTGACATTAAAGTTAATCCGTTCACTAAAGAAActcaaatgaaaaaacCTAAAATTGTTCTTCCAAATCAATGTCATTTCTGTTTTACTAATCCAAATATAGAAGATCATAtgtttatttcaataaataaaaattcatatTTAACAACAGCAAAAGGTCCATTATCTGTTCCAAAAGATGAAATGCCATTTTCAGGTCATTGTTTAATCATCCCTATCAAACACATCCCAAAAATTAGCCAATCTAAAACCCAAGAAGAACTTcttgaattgaataaagaGTTGAATGATTACGAGTTAAGTATAGCGAGGatgaattttataaaatacgATATGTCTACTATCgtctttgaaatttcatcttCGACATCTTTCCATTTCCATAAACAAGTCATACCAGTTCCAAAATACcttatattcaatttttccTCTGCCCTTGATAGACAGctatattttaataatgaaaaatttaagtTAAACggtaatttaaattttaaacaatatacTGTTGGAAGTTCAGAATATAATGACATAGTAAATGACAAGAACATTGAGTATATGCAATTCAAAGTGTATGAAACATCCGAGGAACAACCAATAGTGTATTTGTCTACCTTTTTGACTGGTGAGAAGATTGACCTTCAATTTGGGAGAAGAGTTATAGCATATGTTTTAAGATACCCTAAAAGAATTATGTGGAATTCACCAACTTGTCAACAGACAAAGGAGcaagaaattgaagacGTTAAAAAATTCCAAAGTGGATACAAGAATTATGACATTTCTAATTAAATTGATTATGAAccatataaataaattataaaataaattagattattaattgtatttaatgatatttcttTGACAGCGTGAGCTTCAAAATTATGGGCCATCTAAGCCATCATCACCGTCATCCatttctaatttctttCTACCACCTGAGCTTTTCAATGAACCATACTCTCTTGTTGCCATTTGTTTTCTTGCTTTCTTAGTCATTCTAGAAATTTCTTCCTCGGCATCGACAGCCTCAGCTTGAGCATATTGTATGACCAATCTACGACCTAACAAATGGACACCTTGAAGTTGATCCATAGCATTTTCAGCTTCTTTTGGTAGTAGGAATTCAACAAAGGCAAAACCTCTTGCAGATTTGTCGAATTTCTTTGGAACTCTCACAGACTTTAATTGACCGAAAGAactaaataattcaaatacatCTTTTCTAGTAGCTTCAAAGGGTAAATTCTTAACAATAATCTTACCAGATGGCTTGCGTTGAGAGACATTGCTCTTGGAAGCTGTACCTTGTCTATgagataatttaatttgtattttgtGTCCATCAATAACAGAGCCATCCATTGCTGAAATGGCAGCAAGAGCCTGCtcttttgttttaaattctGCAAAACCAAAACCCATCgataatattttacctTCAATTTTTGGGTCTGATTTTGTCTTAACTTGTGCAACAATAAAACCATTGAAGTTTTTAAATTGCTGAGATAATTGTTGGCTGGTCGTTGagaaatttaaattcttaataaaaatagaaaCGGTTGGACCGTCAACGACATTATCTGTAGAATCTTGTTCTTCATTGTTGGATGTCTTGACTTCCATCATGTCACCAATGGAAGGTTTAATTTCcttaacttcttcttcttttggtGTGGAAGATTCTACTCCATCAGTGGCATTTGCATCTCTTGTGAAACAATTAGAAGGTCCTTTTTCTAGATAAATAATACCACTCTTAAATCTTTTATATGCTAAACTACGAAAAGCAGCTCTAGCTGATGTGACATCTCTATATTGAATAATCGCAATGGTTCCAGCAGGTGGCATTAGGAATCTATCAATTTTACCAAAAGGAAGAAACAAATCACTTAATTCTTCAACTGTAGTACCGAATGGAAAATTCTTCACCAAGATTACAGTATCATCTCTTTTATTAGTCGATCTTAATACAGAAAAACTTGCAATATCAACACCTTTATCTTCAAAGTATTTTCTTACATCACCAATAACATGAGCTTCTGCTAAAGCTTGTTTCACTGCCGAATTCGAATTTTCTGCATCAATAAGCTgtgatttttcaataccTAATTTAGAAGCTACACTACCTAATACTGCATCTTGATTCATATACAGAGAATTCCATGAAAACGTTTGTTTGGATGCCGtatcttttcttttcaattctctttgtttctttaaagGCATATTTTTTATGTCAAATTCATCTAATCTGTGGGATTTTTTAGATTCACCTGGTAAAATGTGTAGTAATCTACCTTGGAAAATTTGTTTGtctaaattaatatatgcTTGCACTGCATTAGCAGAATCCTTATATAAAACATATGCAAAACCTTTAGATTGTCCAGTTCTTGTATCTAATGCAACGTGAACTTCTTCTAGTTCACCAAATGGTTCAAATAAGTCTCTAAAATCTTTCTCTGTTGATGTGTACAAAATATTACGCAAGAATAAACGTCCTGTAGATGATATCTTTTCAATGGCTAATTCTTCTTGTGATTTTTCAGGTTCAGCTTCTACTCCAGGtatcttttcttcttcaacagTATCGTTACCTccttcattttctttatttatagGTCTTGGCTTTGCTTCCTCATTTTCACCATCTCTAATTCTTATACGACGTTGTTTTAGCCAATCCAAATCAGAAACCGTTTCATCTTGTCCCAAATTTTTTTCGTCTTCATTATTCGAGACCTCCTGATGATCTTGCGTATTCGAGTTGAAATTATCTAATGAAACCATTTGTTCATCAGCATCTTCCACTGTGGTTGGTTTATTGAAATCTTCGTATTCATCGTCACTTTCCTTGTCAGCGACAATATCATCACCTTTCATAGACAATGCATGTTGTAACAGTGGATTTGAACCATTTGAGCgatcatcttcatcttgaTTTTGAACGGCAGCAAGAAGTGGGTTTGTAGACGTAGAAACAGAAGCATTTTCCCATGAAGAAACTTGGGAATTTGGTTTCATTGTCTCCATAAActctttcaattgtttatttttctcAATTTCTGCATCAATAGCATGtctcttttcatttttgtcAATTTTTACCTTCTTATTggcttcttcttcttccagTAATCTTTGTTCCCTCTCTCTTACTCTCTTTAAAGCCTCCATTCTTTTTTCCTTCACTGATTTTGGTCTGTTAGGATCGGCAAAACTGGTAGCTTCCGACACTTGTATCCTTGCGGTGTCTATAAAAGATCCATTGAAGTATCTAATTGCATCTCTTGCATCATCTTCAGTCAGAAACCCGATGAAAGCGAACCTCCTACTGGTACCATTCTTATCTTTCAGTATCTTGACATCTGTGATAAGACTGTCAACCAGCGATGTTGTATTAGGATGTGTAGTCTTCAGTCTTGCAACAAAATgttcttttaatttgtCGTCTGTCAAGTAAACAGGTAATCCCTTCACAATGATACGAGACATGATCAATTCTTGTATGGTTGTGCTGTGTTATGACAATTGTGCTTAGCAACTATTAGTAAGAGATAACAACAAGTTAAAGACAGCTGACAAAGAATAGCAATACTTGAGATTTCTAATACAAGCGATATATAATCTGACCTTGCGTTCAGTTTAATGTTACTactaaattaattaaattaaatgagatgagatgagatgagcttGGGCTctataaaatttttcaagCTACTGCTTACTATGGcactttgaaaaattcaagaatCACTTATAGGGTTATTGGAAACACAGAAAAAGTGTCACGTGCAACAATATTGCAGTAGGGTTGCACCAGCAAACCCTACCGAGACCATTTTTCGCGGTCAACTATGCATCACCGTGCACGAATCCAGGAATGTCTCGAGACTTTGGCggcaaaaaaataacaatttttaGAATAAATTGGGAAAAATTGCACAAGAATGTGGAAAACGAGTTtcgaaaaaataaaaaagtcGAACTTTGTGAAGAAACGGCCGTGCAAGGTCCTGTAATTGTTGCTTTTTATTTCAGTTTTCCAACTAATTTATGGGATGTCGTGTCCGTTTTGGGTAACTAATACAACGAGTGCACGGAACCCGTATACACCATCGCGATTAGTAGGTAAAACGGGACTAAGAGAATGATCATGTTGTATGTTTCGTATCAAATCCAACTGTGTCCAATAGAACTTTCAAATATGCAAagtattaaattatatatatatatatatatatatatatatatgcaattGTATACTTTCACTTGAAACAACTGTATCAATTTGGTTTCTTGTTCGGGTAGGTGCTGCTATACCATTTATCTTTGTCATGTGGCAGGCTATATCTTACATCTggatttattttttcttttcagcTCCTCCTAGTATTGCATTGaaggaaaaaaataaaagaaaatttttttagttCTCTCTCTTAGTCATTTCGAAATCCGTTGAAGCACACATATAATTCATCTGTAAATAGTTActcaaaataattaattaattattatttattttttttttgtatatggcagtttaatttattcatcGTTTTTTTATACTCTCTTCTAGATATCGTTAATGGTTGATgcttaatttcaataataaacttATAACATTTAGTTCCAAAAGGCTTTTGAACTTTTCATattctaaattttcaaCTAATAAAACGTTAATCAACAAAGATCTTTATTCTTTGGATAGTGGTTTTGGTGCTAGATATTATTcgttattttcaaataataataactgTTATAGATCTGGTGTTGTTAATTCCAGCAAGAAAAGAAATCTCTTATCCACTAATTTTAATCAATTGcgattttttaaaatgaGTGATCTTGATAACCTACCTCCAGTCGACCCGGTCACTGGTGAAGTTATTATCAATCCATTGAAGGAAGATGGTACTGAAAAGACACCAAAGGAAATTGAAAAGGAGAAGAAGAAGGCGGAAAAACTTTTGAAGTTTGCCGCAAAGCAAGCAAAGAAAGCTGCCACTGCTTCCACCAATGATGCCAAGCCAAAGAAGCCAAAGGCCAAGAAAGAAGTCGAACCTGTCCCGGAATTCGTCGACAAGACTGTCTCTGGTGAGAAGAAGATCCTGGTTTCCTTAGATGACCCATCATTAAAGTCCTATAACCCAGCCAATGTTGAAAGTTCCTGGTACGATTGGTGGGTCAAATCAGGTTTTTTCGAACCTGAATTCACTGAAGATGGTAAGATCAAATCAGAAGGTTTGTTTTGTATCCCAGCACCACCACCAAATGTTACCGGTGCTTTACATATTGGACATGCTTTAACTATCTCCATCCAAGATGCATTGATCAGATACAACAGAATGAAAGGTAAGACCgttttatatttaccaGGTTTCGACCATGCTGGTATTGCTACTCAATCTGTTGTCGAGAAGCAAATCTGGGctaaagaaaagaagacTAGACATGACTACGGTAGAGAAGCTTTTATTGATAAAGTATGGGAATGGAAAGAGGAGTACCACAACAGAATTAAGAACCAAATTCATTACTTAGGTGCTTCATACGATTGGAATCGTGAAGCATTTACTTTAGATCCAAAATTATCTAATGCTGTCGTTGAAGCCTTTGTTAGATTACACGATGAAGGAACCATCTACCGTGCTAATAGATTAGTTAACTGGTCTGTTAAGTTGAACACTGCCATCTCTAATCTAGAAGTTGAAAACAAGGATATTAAAGGTAGAACTCAATTAAGCGTTCCAAACTATGACGAAAAAGTGGAATTTGGTGTTTTAACTTCGTATTCTTACGAAGTTGTTGATTCTCCAACTAATGAAAAGATTATCGTCGCTACCACTAGACCAGAAACCTTATTTGGTGACAGTGCCGTTGCTGTTCATCCAGAAGATCCACGTTACAAGCATTTGCATGGTAAGTTTGTTCAACATCCATTTTTACCAAGAAAGATGCCAATCATTTGTGATTCCGAAGCTGTTGAAATGGAATTTGGTACTGGTGCTGTTAAAATTACTCCAGCGCATGACCAAAACGATTACAACACTGGTAAACGTCACAACTTAGAATTCATTAACATATTTACTGACGATGGTTTACTGAACGAAAACTGTGGTCCAGAATGGCAAGGAATGAAGAGATTTGATGCTAGAACAAAGGTCctagaaaaattaaaggaaaCTGGTGCTTACATTGGTCAAGAAGACAACGAAATGACTATCCCAACTTGTTCCAGATCTGGTGATATCATCGAACCATTATTAAAACCACAATGGTGGGTTTCTCAAGGAGAAATGGCTAAAGATGCTATCAAGGCTGTTAGAAATGGTGAAATCACTATTACTCCAAAATCTTCTGAAGCGGAATATTTCCATTGGTTAGAAAATATCCAAGATTGGTGTATTTCCAGACAACTATGGTGGGGTCATCGTTGTCCAGTTTATTTCattgatattgaagaacGTGAATGTGATAGAAGTGATGGCTCCTTCTGGGTTGCTGGTAGAAGTATTGAAGAAGCTCAAGAAAAAGCTGCTGCAAAATTCCCAGATGCTAAGTTCTCCTTAGAACAAGATGAAGATGTTTTGGACACCTGGTTCTCCTCTGGTCTATGGCCATTCTCCACATTAGGCTGGCCAGAAAAAACCAAGGACCTAGAAACTTTCTATCCTGTTTCTATGTTAGAAACCGGTTGGGATATCTTATTCTTCTGGGTCTCTAGAATGATTCTATTAGGTATAAAATTAACCGGTTCAGTTCCTTTCAAGGAGGTATTTTGCCATTCATTAGTCCGTGATGCTCAAGGTCGTAAGATGTCCAAATCTTTAGGTAACGTTGTTGATCCTTTAGATGTCATTGGTGGTATtaaattagaagatttaCATAGTAAATTATTAGTTGGTAACTTAGATCCAAGAGAAGTTGAAAAAGCGAAGCTAGGTCAACAGGAATCTTATCCAAACGGTATCCCACAATGTGGTACTGATGCTATGAGATTTGCTTTATGTGCCTACACAACTGGTGGCCGTGACATTAACTTAGATATTTTACGTGTTGAGGGTTACAGGAAGTTCTGTAACAAGATTTACCAAGCCACTAAGTTTGCGTTAATGAGATTGGGTGATGATTATCAACCACCTGCCACTGAAGGTTTATCTGGATCTGAATCATTAGTTGAAAAATGGATTTTAAGTAAATTAGCACATACATCTAAGACAGTCAATGAGGCTTTAGAAAACCGTGATTTCTTAAACTCTACAAGTGCTATATATGAATTCTGGTACTTAATTTGTGATATTTACATTGAAAActctaaatatttgatcCAAGAAGGTACTCCTGCCCAACAAAAATCCGCTAAGGATACTCTATACATTTTAATTGACAATGCTCTAAAGATGATTCATCCATTCA comes from Tetrapisispora phaffii CBS 4417 chromosome 4, complete genome and encodes:
- the MRD1 gene encoding RNA-binding ribosome biosynthesis protein MRD1 (similar to Saccharomyces cerevisiae MRD1 (YPR112C); ancestral locus Anc_3.432), which codes for MSRIIVKGLPVYLTDDKLKEHFVARLKTTHPNTTSLVDSLITDVKILKDKNGTSRRFAFIGFLTEDDARDAIRYFNGSFIDTARIQVSEATSFADPNRPKSVKEKRMEALKRVREREQRLLEEEEANKKVKIDKNEKRHAIDAEIEKNKQLKEFMETMKPNSQVSSWENASVSTSTNPLLAAVQNQDEDDRSNGSNPLLQHALSMKGDDIVADKESDDEYEDFNKPTTVEDADEQMVSLDNFNSNTQDHQEVSNNEDEKNLGQDETVSDLDWLKQRRIRIRDGENEEAKPRPINKENEGGNDTVEEEKIPGVEAEPEKSQEELAIEKISSTGRLFLRNILYTSTEKDFRDLFEPFGELEEVHVALDTRTGQSKGFAYVLYKDSANAVQAYINLDKQIFQGRLLHILPGESKKSHRLDEFDIKNMPLKKQRELKRKDTASKQTFSWNSLYMNQDAVLGSVASKLGIEKSQLIDAENSNSAVKQALAEAHVIGDVRKYFEDKGVDIASFSVLRSTNKRDDTVILVKNFPFGTTVEELSDLFLPFGKIDRFLMPPAGTIAIIQYRDVTSARAAFRSLAYKRFKSGIIYLEKGPSNCFTRDANATDGVESSTPKEEEVKEIKPSIGDMMEVKTSNNEEQDSTDNVVDGPTVSIFIKNLNFSTTSQQLSQQFKNFNGFIVAQVKTKSDPKIEGKILSMGFGFAEFKTKEQALAAISAMDGSVIDGHKIQIKLSHRQGTASKSNVSQRKPSGKIIVKNLPFEATRKDVFELFSSFGQLKSVRVPKKFDKSARGFAFVEFLLPKEAENAMDQLQGVHLLGRRLVIQYAQAEAVDAEEEISRMTKKARKQMATREYGSLKSSGGRKKLEMDDGDDGLDGP
- the VAS1 gene encoding valine--tRNA ligase (similar to Saccharomyces cerevisiae VAS1 (YGR094W); ancestral locus Anc_3.433), producing the protein MLNFNNKLITFSSKRLLNFSYSKFSTNKTLINKDLYSLDSGFGARYYSLFSNNNNCYRSGVVNSSKKRNLLSTNFNQLRFFKMSDLDNLPPVDPVTGEVIINPLKEDGTEKTPKEIEKEKKKAEKLLKFAAKQAKKAATASTNDAKPKKPKAKKEVEPVPEFVDKTVSGEKKILVSLDDPSLKSYNPANVESSWYDWWVKSGFFEPEFTEDGKIKSEGLFCIPAPPPNVTGALHIGHALTISIQDALIRYNRMKGKTVLYLPGFDHAGIATQSVVEKQIWAKEKKTRHDYGREAFIDKVWEWKEEYHNRIKNQIHYLGASYDWNREAFTLDPKLSNAVVEAFVRLHDEGTIYRANRLVNWSVKLNTAISNLEVENKDIKGRTQLSVPNYDEKVEFGVLTSYSYEVVDSPTNEKIIVATTRPETLFGDSAVAVHPEDPRYKHLHGKFVQHPFLPRKMPIICDSEAVEMEFGTGAVKITPAHDQNDYNTGKRHNLEFINIFTDDGLLNENCGPEWQGMKRFDARTKVLEKLKETGAYIGQEDNEMTIPTCSRSGDIIEPLLKPQWWVSQGEMAKDAIKAVRNGEITITPKSSEAEYFHWLENIQDWCISRQLWWGHRCPVYFIDIEERECDRSDGSFWVAGRSIEEAQEKAAAKFPDAKFSLEQDEDVLDTWFSSGLWPFSTLGWPEKTKDLETFYPVSMLETGWDILFFWVSRMILLGIKLTGSVPFKEVFCHSLVRDAQGRKMSKSLGNVVDPLDVIGGIKLEDLHSKLLVGNLDPREVEKAKLGQQESYPNGIPQCGTDAMRFALCAYTTGGRDINLDILRVEGYRKFCNKIYQATKFALMRLGDDYQPPATEGLSGSESLVEKWILSKLAHTSKTVNEALENRDFLNSTSAIYEFWYLICDIYIENSKYLIQEGTPAQQKSAKDTLYILIDNALKMIHPFMPFISEEMWQRLPKRATEKAESIVKASYPLYKAEYDDVASAAAYELVLDITKEARSLLSEFNILKNGKVFVESSDESSFATATSQQDSIVSLIKAIDEVVVVSSSSQIPQGCVLKSVNPEVNVHVLVKGHVDIESEISKVQKKLEKATKSKQGIEKTMSSKDYESKANEQAKEANNAKLENTIAEIEGLEATIRNLEALKL
- the TPHA0D03940 gene encoding serine/threonine-protein kinase (similar to Saccharomyces cerevisiae DBF2 (YGR092W) and DBF20 (YPR111W); ancestral locus Anc_3.430) — protein: MNNRAAYGKIDRDLDVLAGDISNLSFDVGNQSAFRDRKPDLGPSKYNKENSSNSTPFASPAKSTIFFNEEDNSRMEVDDSTREEIDIANSPKKLPRGFYEKAASNKTQRLVSVCQMYFLDYYCDMFDYVISRRQRTKKVLEYLTQQKTVPSVTNESLTTEWNSYLHKENEILRKRRLKPKNKDFEIVTQVGQGGYGQVYLARKRDTKEVCALKVLNKKLLFKLNETNHVLTERDILTTTRSEWLVKLLYAFQDSESLYLAMEFVPGGDFRTLLINTRYLKSAHARFYISEMFCAVNALHELGYTHRDLKPENFLIDAKGHIKLTDFGLAAGTVSNERIESMKIRLEEVKNLEFPAFTEKSIEDRRYMYTHLRETEVNYANSMVGSPDYMALEVLEGKKYDFTVDYWSLGCMLFESLVGYTPFSGSSTNETYENLRHWKQTLRRPRLENGRPAFSDRTWDLITRLIADPINRIKSFEHVKRMAYFNEIQFNGLRDLPPPFTPQLDSETDAGYFDDFTNEADMAKYADVFKRQNKLSALVDDSAVDSKLVGFTFRHRKGKQGSSGVLYQGSENSDPFATFY
- the DRN1 gene encoding Drn1p (similar to Saccharomyces cerevisiae YGR093W; ancestral locus Anc_3.431), with product MASIKVLVAHSNVQNIDDALAKLTKLNSKQGPFDALFMLGDLHNSIKEIHTDGLPPTFYPSYNDDVTNTSTDLENHVTLLNNFGIYQLATGLKVVYTPHNFKQLDDRKELILQKLEMFNEKVDILISHIGGSKHSKEAGRNSGSDIIDAILRKVEPKYHFSYNDQLKYYENAPFQWKKSGRITRCMNIPVFGSKEKWAYAVLIELDDNESAYEVPPNIGSNPFEESKQNKRGREAKYTTDIKVNPFTKETQMKKPKIVLPNQCHFCFTNPNIEDHMFISINKNSYLTTAKGPLSVPKDEMPFSGHCLIIPIKHIPKISQSKTQEELLELNKELNDYELSIARMNFIKYDMSTIVFEISSSTSFHFHKQVIPVPKYLIFNFSSALDRQLYFNNEKFKLNGNLNFKQYTVGSSEYNDIVNDKNIEYMQFKVYETSEEQPIVYLSTFLTGEKIDLQFGRRVIAYVLRYPKRIMWNSPTCQQTKEQEIEDVKKFQSGYKNYDISN